From the Lampris incognitus isolate fLamInc1 chromosome 10, fLamInc1.hap2, whole genome shotgun sequence genome, one window contains:
- the LOC130119210 gene encoding transmembrane protein 184B-like — MSQLWRRDLPLSERLGNDSPVGLAPGPPATVAPHGSNSSRVPEAPLVTPEEPIFLMTSTAQTISGFFVWTALLITCHQIYMHLRYYSSPNEQRHIVRILFIVPIYAFDSWLSLLFFTNEEYYVYFDTVRDCYEAFVIYNFLSLCYEYLGGESAIMAEIRGKPIESSCVYGTCCLWGRTYSIGFLRFCKQATLQFCVVKPLMAMITVILQAFGKYRDGDFNVASGYLYVTIIYNFSVSLSLYALFLFYFATRELLIPYNPVLKFFMVKSVIFLSFWQGMLLAILEKCGAIPQISSAEFSVGEGTVAAGYQNFIICIEMFFAAVALRHAFTYKVYMDKRLDSYGRCAPMKSISSSLKETMNPGDMVQDAIHNFSPAYQQYTQQSTLEQGRGPPLSRSHSNLSTRGDNEKTLLLSSDDEF; from the exons ATGAGTCAACTTTGGCGGCGAGACTTACCACTGTCGGAGAGGTTGGGCAAtgactctcctgtgggcctggccCCAGGGCCCCCAGCCACTGTGGCTCCTCACGGGTCAAACTCCTCACGGGTACCAGAGGCCCCGCTGGTCACGCCTGAGGAGCCCATTTTCCTCATGACGTCAACTGCCCAGACGATATCGGGCTTCTTTGTTTGGACTGCCCTCCTGATCACCTGCCACCAG ATCTACATGCACCTGCGTTACTACAGCTCTCCAAATGAACAGAGGCACATAGTGAGGATCCTCTTCATCGTCCCGATCTATGCCTTTGACTCCTGGCTCAGCCTCCTCTTCTTCACAAATGAAGAGTACTATGTGTATTTCGACACAGTCCGAGACTGCTATGAGG CCTTTGTCATCTACAATTTCCTCAGTCTGTGTTATGAGTACCTTGGTGGGGAGAGTGCCATCATGGCAGAGATCAGAGGGAAGCCAATCGA GTCAAGCTGTGTGTATGGGACTTGTTGTTTATGGGGCAGGACATACTCCATCGGCTTTCTTAGGTTCTGCAAACAG GCGACTCTCCAGTTCTGTGTGGTGAAGCCCCTGATGGCCATGATTACTGTCATCCTGCAAGCCTTTGGGAAATACAGAGATGGAGACTTCAA TGTGGCCAGTGGTTACCTCTATGTGACCATCATCTACAATTTCTCTGTCAGCCTGTCGCTCTATGCTCTCTTCCTCTTCTACTTTGCCACACGCGAGCTGCTTATTCCCTACAACCCCGTGCTAAAGTTTTTCATGGTCAAGTCAGTCATCTTCCTCTCCTTCTGGCAGG GTATGCTGCTGGCTATCCTGGAGAAGTGTGGCGCCATCCCTCAGATCAGCTCCGCTGAGTTCTCTGTGGGTGAGGGCACGGTTGCCGCCGGTTACCAGAACTTCATCATCTGCATTGAGATGTTCTTTGCTGCAGTGGCCTTGCGCCACGCCTTCACATACAAAGTCTACATGGACAAAAGGCTTGACTCATATG GCCGCTGTGCCCCCATGAAGAGCATCTCCAGTAGCCTTAAGGAAACCATGAACCCTGGAGACATGGTCCAGGATGCAATCCATAACTTCTCCCCGGCCTATCAGCAGTACACCCAGCAGTCCACACTTGAGCAAGGCAGGGGTCCGCCTCTCTCCCGCAGCCACAGTAACCTCAGCACCCGGGGGGACAACGAGAAGACCCTGCTGCTCAGCTCCGATGATGAGTTCTGA